One stretch of Leptospira hartskeerlii DNA includes these proteins:
- a CDS encoding TetR/AcrR family transcriptional regulator has product MIPAKISTKERILNESRRLFFEKGYETTSIQDILSALDIAKGTFYHHFQSKEELLEEIAVQFAKEAHAAMQVEIGDLGSEGTGLDKLRRALIVARNWKKGKSEEVRFLLESLFSASNLQLRDKIRRKSVDLSFPLFASLIVEGQQDESLKSALRADHLTSIIFDLSDALGEKVAFYLLGRSKESEADIYDLMLSYHKTIEDLLGCPDGGLDYFSREDWSELAQLFKGGAVSAPSLEPLPLVANAG; this is encoded by the coding sequence ATGATCCCAGCAAAAATCTCCACAAAAGAAAGAATTCTCAACGAATCCAGACGGCTATTCTTCGAAAAAGGGTACGAAACAACATCCATTCAGGATATTCTATCCGCTTTAGATATAGCTAAAGGAACCTTTTACCACCATTTTCAATCCAAAGAAGAACTTTTAGAAGAGATCGCAGTGCAATTCGCGAAAGAAGCGCATGCTGCGATGCAAGTAGAGATTGGAGATTTGGGATCAGAAGGCACCGGCCTGGATAAACTCCGCAGGGCACTCATAGTTGCAAGAAACTGGAAAAAAGGTAAATCGGAAGAAGTTCGCTTCCTTCTCGAGTCCCTTTTTTCTGCCAGCAATCTTCAATTAAGAGATAAGATCAGACGCAAATCCGTGGACTTAAGTTTTCCGTTATTTGCTTCTTTAATAGTAGAAGGCCAGCAGGATGAATCGCTCAAAAGTGCATTGAGAGCGGATCATCTAACTTCCATCATTTTTGATCTAAGCGATGCTTTGGGGGAAAAAGTTGCTTTCTATCTTTTAGGAAGAAGTAAAGAATCCGAAGCCGATATCTACGATCTGATGCTTTCTTATCACAAAACGATAGAAGATCTGCTCGGCTGCCCGGACGGCGGATTAGATTATTTTAGCAGAGAAGATTGGAGCGAGCTCGCTCAACTTTTCAAAGGTGGTGCGGTTTCTGCTCCAAGCTTGGAACCTTTACCATTGGTTGCGAACGCAGGTTAA
- a CDS encoding cytidylyltransferase domain-containing protein, whose protein sequence is MSGIHSTPKPKIRSLFAFIQARTGSTRFPKKVIRPIPSNSDKTILDHIHSRVLKILPNSRIVYLIPEGDSELESFLEKNGMNHFSGPLEDVRKRYILAAEKFDADAILRLTGDNPFYDTTHLDLLVQTFIESDSDLAYFKGLPLGTGGEVFRASALIDLSDSQQEERHKEHVSIHIKEDPNRYKITAIPSLLTKEEGSRLSNFRLTVDTPEDFETISDLISRKSFESIGNFNTKEFLEWEKEEPSLFQKNLDVPQVRFNLPSPYQTIKGRIGVLVAPAKEFGSGHFSRTSLLYSFLPYKGWEPEWLSIFPKDGEYDILLIDYRDIEVPISYQKTKVLLLDHFGKDKEKYDFWDLLPHPQNDPVFNWEQILIPPNLISSATSGEKNPHKEYEIFCYAGNLGKEESNNIDKFLIRNSSKKRIRIGGTPPGTNEIKYFPRLSRVQYLQTLRSSEKFLGYFGQSVFEALYLKIPSVTFSISPIHRELSKILEKYNIPFTDLNQKTDFSLGTKTVGENGYKLLLNKIDSL, encoded by the coding sequence ATGAGTGGTATACATTCAACGCCTAAACCTAAGATCCGTTCTTTATTCGCTTTTATACAGGCGAGGACCGGATCTACTAGATTCCCTAAAAAAGTAATCCGTCCGATTCCCTCCAATTCGGATAAAACAATCTTAGATCATATCCATTCTCGCGTTTTAAAGATCTTACCGAATTCCAGGATCGTTTATCTGATCCCAGAAGGAGATTCCGAACTCGAATCCTTTTTGGAGAAGAATGGAATGAATCATTTCTCCGGGCCGCTGGAAGATGTTCGTAAAAGATATATTCTTGCTGCGGAAAAATTCGATGCAGATGCGATCCTAAGACTGACCGGGGACAATCCGTTTTACGATACAACACACTTAGATCTACTCGTCCAAACATTCATAGAATCGGATTCGGATCTGGCATATTTCAAAGGATTGCCTCTTGGAACAGGAGGAGAAGTTTTCAGAGCTTCCGCACTTATAGATCTTTCGGATTCACAACAAGAGGAAAGACATAAAGAGCATGTAAGCATTCACATAAAAGAAGATCCGAATCGATACAAGATCACTGCAATACCAAGCTTACTAACAAAAGAAGAAGGTTCCAGGCTGTCGAATTTCAGACTGACAGTGGACACTCCTGAAGATTTTGAAACAATCTCAGATCTAATCTCTCGAAAATCTTTCGAGTCGATTGGCAATTTTAATACGAAAGAATTTTTAGAATGGGAGAAGGAAGAGCCTTCTTTATTCCAAAAGAATCTGGATGTTCCTCAGGTAAGATTTAATCTCCCTTCTCCATACCAAACGATTAAAGGAAGAATCGGAGTATTGGTTGCCCCCGCAAAAGAATTCGGTTCAGGACATTTTTCCAGGACTTCTCTTTTGTATTCTTTTCTGCCTTATAAAGGTTGGGAGCCTGAATGGTTATCAATATTTCCTAAAGACGGGGAATATGATATTCTCCTAATAGATTATCGAGATATAGAAGTCCCCATCTCTTATCAAAAAACAAAAGTACTGCTCTTAGATCATTTCGGAAAAGATAAGGAGAAGTATGATTTTTGGGACCTTCTTCCTCATCCACAAAACGATCCTGTTTTTAATTGGGAACAGATCTTAATTCCTCCGAATCTGATTTCTTCTGCAACAAGCGGGGAAAAAAATCCTCATAAAGAATACGAAATTTTTTGTTACGCAGGAAACCTAGGAAAAGAAGAATCAAATAATATAGATAAATTTCTGATCCGAAATTCTTCCAAAAAAAGAATTCGGATCGGAGGAACTCCTCCAGGGACAAATGAGATAAAATATTTTCCAAGACTTTCAAGAGTCCAGTATTTACAAACATTGAGATCTTCTGAAAAATTTTTAGGATATTTCGGTCAAAGTGTATTCGAGGCTCTGTATTTAAAGATACCTTCTGTGACTTTCTCCATTTCTCCGATACACAGAGAACTTTCAAAAATTTTAGAAAAATATAATATTCCATTTACTGATCTGAACCAGAAGACTGACTTCTCCTTAGGGACAAAGACAGTCGGCGAGAATGGATATAAACTTCTGCTCAATAAAATAGATTCGTTATAA
- a CDS encoding spiro-SPASM protein: MKYPPQAVVFYLKEDLISVKGNIDQGNQLFYLELTLKKLSSVLKGIPVYSNRKLGSADDSKKICNKLEYSDFIMIESGSETEFFSKICDALPASRTGDPEWDETCFLVFDGFAPLLDSTLTEELILRHEKYLAQYSYSENLPAGIVPRILSREFVRSLPNGYSGGTQDFLAKNINQFDTEIFYTSPDLRQWRLDFSANNPRSFRLLSSFLKEKENWKYDEIQSFLISRPEIFRSAPSYYEVELYRGCEYECNFCPRQNLKPEEDNIILDPQVLEKLLSQAEILGLPYSVCFGGLGEPTLHPNFPELVQKTLASPNLKELFIESALYGDLSGFIKILSSLKEEDKKKVSLIVNLTTRDKRAYSKLYGKDNLDKVLQNLAAVSLVLPKSSIHLQFLKIQDIDSELDSWYEQAQKEGYEIILQKYNSYSDILPQRRASDLTPLGRDFCWHIARDLYLNADGEVSICKQTPGSKKHSIGNLNKDLLEQIWAKGNPFFTSSAKGAHEAIPAPCLSCDEWYTFNA, translated from the coding sequence ATGAAATATCCCCCCCAAGCAGTCGTATTTTATCTGAAAGAAGATCTTATTTCCGTAAAAGGAAATATAGATCAGGGGAACCAGCTTTTCTATTTAGAGCTTACTCTTAAAAAATTATCCTCCGTTTTAAAAGGAATTCCTGTCTATTCCAATCGGAAACTCGGATCGGCCGACGATTCCAAGAAGATATGCAACAAATTAGAATATTCTGATTTTATAATGATAGAATCCGGATCGGAAACTGAATTTTTCTCCAAGATCTGCGATGCACTCCCTGCTTCCAGAACAGGAGATCCGGAATGGGACGAGACTTGCTTCCTTGTTTTCGACGGATTTGCACCTTTGCTGGACTCCACTCTTACGGAAGAATTGATACTTCGTCACGAAAAGTATCTGGCCCAATATTCTTATTCCGAAAATCTTCCTGCTGGAATTGTGCCCAGAATTCTTTCCAGGGAATTTGTCAGAAGTTTACCTAACGGCTACTCAGGTGGAACTCAAGACTTCTTAGCAAAAAATATCAACCAATTCGATACGGAAATTTTTTACACTTCTCCGGATCTCAGACAATGGAGATTGGACTTCTCTGCAAACAATCCTAGATCTTTCAGACTTCTATCTTCTTTTTTAAAGGAGAAGGAAAACTGGAAGTATGATGAGATCCAATCCTTCCTAATCTCACGTCCTGAAATATTCCGTTCAGCTCCAAGTTATTATGAAGTAGAATTGTACAGAGGCTGCGAATACGAATGTAATTTCTGCCCAAGGCAAAATCTAAAACCGGAAGAAGATAATATAATATTAGATCCTCAAGTATTAGAGAAACTTTTATCTCAGGCAGAAATATTAGGACTTCCTTATAGCGTATGTTTTGGTGGATTGGGAGAACCTACACTCCATCCAAACTTCCCAGAACTGGTCCAAAAAACTTTGGCATCTCCCAATCTAAAAGAATTGTTTATAGAATCCGCTTTATACGGCGATCTTTCCGGTTTTATAAAAATTCTTTCTTCTTTAAAAGAAGAAGATAAGAAGAAGGTCAGCTTGATCGTAAACCTGACCACCAGAGACAAAAGAGCCTATTCTAAACTTTATGGGAAAGACAACCTGGACAAGGTTTTACAAAATCTGGCAGCAGTTTCTCTGGTTCTACCTAAATCTTCTATCCATCTTCAATTCCTAAAAATCCAAGATATAGACTCGGAGTTAGATTCTTGGTATGAACAGGCACAAAAAGAAGGGTACGAAATCATTTTACAAAAGTATAATTCGTATTCGGACATTCTTCCTCAACGCAGAGCTTCAGATCTGACACCTTTAGGAAGAGACTTCTGCTGGCATATCGCCAGAGATCTTTATTTGAACGCAGATGGAGAAGTTTCTATCTGCAAACAAACTCCAGGCTCTAAAAAACATTCCATAGGAAATCTAAACAAAGATCTTTTGGAACAAATTTGGGCAAAAGGAAATCCATTCTTCACTTCTTCTGCGAAAGGAGCACACGAAGCAATTCCTGCCCCTTGCCTTTCCTGCGATGAGTGGTATACATTCAACGCCTAA
- a CDS encoding putative peptidyl-prolyl cis-trans isomerase produces MVSLSVFTSEIRPAESLNKIIATIGNQSISELDFDDAQDKYQKLTKYLKNEDMRKSLRTRIIDFLIDRAVVDSIAEDESIQVNEKRLESEIEKRMEFMGITSRKQFEKAVESSSGMSYELWYTELPYQIKKTQLMQYKVPNHPPSDKDIRAWYAQNREKVGFEVQYRQIAVTPANDSITEESRIHKEATEIKKNVLSDPSSFGLIAGSPRNTDANLRARKGLMDWVSSFELYKTNRSVAVALSSVPVGSISEVFRDERKRYCIVKVEGKRPTPLENVRQGIVNLLSREKEDENFIKWVRESRSTVPIQIFDDAYKKENKIPDQQETFTLD; encoded by the coding sequence ATAGTTTCCCTAAGTGTATTCACTTCTGAGATCCGACCAGCCGAATCCTTGAATAAGATCATCGCAACCATTGGAAACCAATCCATCAGCGAATTGGATTTCGACGACGCTCAAGATAAATACCAAAAACTTACCAAGTATCTCAAAAACGAAGACATGAGAAAATCTCTGCGCACTCGTATTATAGATTTTTTAATCGATAGAGCGGTAGTGGATTCCATCGCAGAAGACGAATCCATCCAAGTGAATGAAAAAAGGTTAGAGAGCGAGATCGAAAAAAGAATGGAATTTATGGGAATCACTTCTCGTAAACAATTCGAAAAAGCGGTCGAGTCCAGCTCAGGAATGTCTTACGAGCTTTGGTATACGGAACTTCCTTACCAAATCAAAAAAACTCAGCTAATGCAATACAAGGTTCCGAATCACCCACCTTCGGATAAAGATATCCGTGCATGGTATGCTCAGAATAGAGAGAAGGTCGGATTCGAAGTCCAATACAGACAGATCGCAGTCACTCCTGCCAATGATTCCATCACGGAAGAATCCAGGATCCACAAAGAAGCAACTGAGATCAAAAAGAATGTTCTATCCGATCCTAGCTCCTTCGGATTGATCGCGGGTTCTCCTAGAAATACGGATGCAAACTTAAGAGCCAGAAAAGGACTTATGGATTGGGTCTCTTCTTTCGAATTATATAAAACGAATCGCTCTGTTGCTGTGGCATTATCTTCTGTTCCAGTCGGTTCCATTTCAGAAGTATTCAGAGATGAAAGAAAACGTTATTGTATCGTCAAGGTAGAAGGTAAAAGACCGACACCTTTAGAAAACGTTCGCCAAGGGATCGTTAATCTTCTTAGCAGAGAAAAAGAAGACGAAAATTTTATAAAATGGGTAAGAGAATCCAGGTCCACTGTGCCGATACAGATCTTCGATGACGCTTATAAAAAAGAGAACAAGATCCCGGACCAACAAGAAACCTTCACCCTAGATTAA
- a CDS encoding aspartate kinase — MANIIVQKYGGTSVGSPDRIRNVAGRIKRYHEEGNHVVVVVSAMGHTTDELVDLADKITKNPPKREMDMLLSTGEQVSIALLAMALWEVGVPAKSFTGSQIKMITDGNFSNAKIQGVDRSRIDAALNEGNVVIVAGFQGIDQHENITTLGRGGSDTSAVALAAVLGAKECEIYTDVDGVYTADPRVVPHATKHSQITYEEMLELASLGAGVLHSRSVELGMNYDVVIHVRSSFNNNPGTLVVNEDKIMEKLKVSGVTAKNDQARITIADVPDKPGLAAVLFGDLSSKDILVDVIVQSSPYNGRNTISFTVPKKDLVQALPILESFSNSQGAKKPEINEEISIVSAVGIGMKSHVGVAAQMFKALAEKEINIEMISTSEIKISCVIPRIHAETAVNKIHETFGLSKNS; from the coding sequence ATGGCAAACATAATCGTCCAAAAGTACGGGGGAACGTCTGTAGGATCTCCTGATCGCATCCGGAACGTAGCCGGAAGAATCAAACGTTATCATGAAGAAGGCAACCATGTTGTCGTAGTCGTTTCCGCAATGGGCCATACGACGGACGAGCTGGTGGATCTAGCCGATAAGATCACCAAAAATCCTCCAAAGAGAGAGATGGACATGTTATTGTCCACAGGAGAGCAGGTTTCTATCGCTCTTCTTGCAATGGCTCTATGGGAAGTTGGAGTTCCTGCAAAATCATTCACTGGTTCTCAGATCAAGATGATCACTGACGGAAACTTCTCCAATGCAAAGATCCAAGGAGTGGATCGTTCCAGAATAGACGCAGCATTAAACGAAGGGAACGTTGTGATCGTAGCAGGTTTCCAAGGGATAGACCAACACGAAAATATCACCACCTTAGGAAGAGGCGGTTCGGATACTTCTGCAGTAGCGTTAGCCGCTGTACTTGGTGCAAAAGAATGTGAAATTTATACGGATGTGGACGGGGTTTATACCGCCGACCCAAGAGTGGTTCCCCACGCCACTAAACATTCTCAGATCACTTACGAGGAAATGTTGGAACTCGCAAGTTTAGGCGCCGGGGTTCTTCATTCCAGAAGTGTGGAATTAGGAATGAACTATGATGTGGTCATACATGTACGTTCCAGCTTTAATAATAATCCGGGGACTCTGGTTGTAAACGAGGACAAAATTATGGAAAAATTGAAAGTAAGCGGAGTTACCGCAAAGAACGACCAAGCCAGAATTACAATCGCAGATGTTCCTGACAAACCGGGACTCGCAGCAGTTCTATTCGGAGATTTAAGCTCCAAAGATATTCTTGTAGATGTGATCGTTCAATCTTCTCCTTATAATGGAAGGAACACTATCTCTTTCACAGTTCCTAAAAAAGACCTAGTCCAAGCACTTCCTATTTTGGAATCTTTCTCTAATTCCCAGGGAGCGAAAAAACCTGAGATCAACGAGGAGATTTCTATCGTATCTGCAGTAGGGATCGGAATGAAATCTCACGTAGGTGTGGCCGCTCAAATGTTCAAAGCTTTGGCGGAAAAAGAGATCAATATTGAAATGATCTCCACTTCAGAGATCAAAATCTCCTGCGTGATCCCAAGAATTCATGCAGAAACTGCCGTAAACAAGATCCACGAGACCTTCGGGCTTTCGAAAAACAGTTGA
- a CDS encoding sodium:solute symporter family protein yields the protein MFSPIDWYLILAYIIFAFSVGLLLSSKAGESLSSYFVADRKLPWWWLGTSMVATTFAADTPLVITGMVASDGVGGNWLWWSWAIGYLIITVFFAASWRKAEVLTDVEFVELRYSGTGAVILRAAKAFFLSILFNSIILGWVFKAMSKITAPFLDWNVLLGAEVFGSISDAWPSFLILGDLNTTLTVLILFSVVVFYSSMGGIQGVILTDLFQFALGIGGAIVFAVFAIQYVGGLAGLYSKLETLYPGKSESIISFWPRIGEEEHGLPLQVFLIFIGVQWWIQYHSDGSGYLAQRLHTAKTPKDAELGSLWFNIANFILRTWPWVLTGLVCLVVFPLHDADMFQSAGGVVQSDREIAYPVLMKIVLPAGCLGLVFVSLMAAFMSTADTHINWGASYLVNDLYLRFLKPDAGNKETVVAGRIAVVLMAGIAILVATQMNSIASAWKFFLAMASGLGLPQILRWIWWRVNAWTELSGMGTALVLSLILYKVYPNVNADYLLFFTALGSVIVSILVTFLTAPVPDQVLDAFVAKLQPFGFWGKWGGISARKKFYSRVRIWLLAIFSLYAWLFGIGYILQLKYTLGIVFLIFGVISGFIVWKLWEKKDSVS from the coding sequence ATTTTTTCTCCTATCGATTGGTATCTAATCTTAGCTTATATCATTTTCGCTTTTTCAGTCGGGCTTCTTCTTTCCTCGAAGGCCGGAGAAAGTTTGAGTTCCTACTTCGTCGCAGATAGAAAACTTCCTTGGTGGTGGCTCGGAACTTCTATGGTGGCGACCACATTTGCTGCGGACACTCCTTTGGTCATTACCGGAATGGTTGCCTCGGATGGCGTAGGCGGGAACTGGCTCTGGTGGAGTTGGGCAATCGGTTATCTGATCATTACCGTATTCTTCGCAGCTTCCTGGAGAAAGGCAGAAGTTCTCACAGATGTCGAATTCGTAGAATTAAGATACTCCGGAACAGGTGCTGTAATCCTAAGAGCTGCAAAAGCATTCTTCTTAAGTATTTTATTTAATTCCATTATCTTGGGCTGGGTCTTCAAGGCAATGTCCAAGATCACTGCACCATTCTTAGATTGGAATGTATTGCTTGGCGCAGAAGTTTTCGGATCCATCTCAGATGCTTGGCCGAGCTTTTTAATATTAGGAGATTTGAATACTACTCTTACCGTCCTTATTCTTTTTTCAGTTGTAGTATTCTATAGTAGTATGGGCGGGATCCAAGGTGTGATCCTGACGGACTTATTCCAATTTGCTTTAGGAATAGGCGGTGCAATCGTATTTGCGGTCTTTGCGATCCAATACGTGGGCGGATTAGCAGGTTTATATTCCAAATTGGAAACATTGTATCCGGGAAAATCCGAATCCATTATTTCTTTTTGGCCAAGAATAGGAGAGGAAGAACATGGACTTCCTCTTCAAGTTTTTCTAATATTCATAGGAGTACAATGGTGGATCCAATATCATTCCGACGGATCCGGATACTTGGCCCAAAGATTACATACTGCAAAAACTCCTAAGGACGCAGAGTTAGGTTCTCTTTGGTTTAATATCGCTAATTTTATTTTGCGCACCTGGCCATGGGTCTTAACAGGCCTCGTATGTTTGGTCGTATTCCCTTTACACGATGCAGATATGTTCCAATCTGCAGGTGGTGTCGTTCAATCCGACAGAGAAATCGCATATCCTGTCCTCATGAAGATCGTTTTGCCTGCGGGATGTTTGGGATTGGTATTCGTGAGTTTGATGGCAGCGTTCATGTCTACTGCGGATACTCATATCAACTGGGGTGCCAGTTATTTGGTAAACGATCTTTATTTAAGATTTCTGAAACCGGACGCAGGTAATAAAGAAACAGTTGTCGCTGGAAGGATCGCAGTAGTCTTGATGGCGGGAATTGCGATCTTAGTCGCGACTCAGATGAATTCTATAGCCTCCGCATGGAAGTTTTTCTTAGCGATGGCTTCCGGTTTAGGTCTTCCCCAGATCTTAAGGTGGATCTGGTGGAGAGTAAATGCTTGGACGGAATTATCCGGAATGGGAACTGCTTTAGTTCTTTCATTAATTTTATATAAAGTATACCCGAACGTAAACGCGGATTATCTTTTATTTTTCACCGCTCTCGGAAGCGTGATCGTTTCAATTTTAGTGACCTTCTTAACTGCTCCGGTTCCGGACCAAGTATTGGATGCATTTGTAGCCAAGTTACAACCTTTCGGATTCTGGGGAAAATGGGGTGGGATATCCGCTCGTAAAAAATTCTATTCCAGAGTTCGGATCTGGTTATTGGCGATCTTCTCCTTATACGCTTGGCTTTTCGGAATAGGATACATTCTACAATTGAAATATACGTTAGGTATTGTATTCCTTATATTCGGAGTAATTTCAGGGTTTATAGTCTGGAAGTTATGGGAAAAGAAAGATTCAGTTTCCTAA
- a CDS encoding PaaI family thioesterase codes for MYLIYFSTFEAIPFKRILEKWKLFRFNRMIRKKWPVYHRLGPRFEFVSEDLLKLKIRFPFNNKTKGYNGLHFGGAIYAFVDPLYVYSISENLGSEYLVLDTKAEIDFLKASNQDLVVETEVFPEDIKSIREECRTKKKTTRIYFIEVLDPNGQKIAIVKKTIYIRKLNLSFPITSRL; via the coding sequence ATGTATCTAATATACTTCTCCACCTTTGAAGCTATTCCTTTCAAAAGAATATTAGAAAAATGGAAACTATTTCGATTTAATAGAATGATCCGCAAAAAATGGCCTGTCTATCATAGACTCGGTCCCCGATTTGAATTTGTGTCCGAAGATTTGCTAAAACTAAAGATCCGATTTCCTTTTAACAATAAAACCAAAGGGTATAATGGACTTCATTTCGGTGGAGCAATCTATGCCTTCGTAGATCCATTATATGTGTATTCCATTTCGGAAAATTTAGGCTCCGAATATCTTGTTTTGGATACAAAAGCAGAGATTGATTTTCTAAAAGCAAGCAATCAAGATCTGGTTGTAGAAACGGAAGTTTTCCCGGAAGATATAAAATCCATCCGAGAAGAATGTAGAACTAAAAAGAAAACTACTCGGATCTATTTTATAGAAGTCTTAGATCCGAACGGGCAGAAAATCGCGATCGTTAAGAAGACAATTTATATTAGGAAACTGAATCTTTCTTTTCCCATAACTTCCAGACTATAA
- a CDS encoding bile acid:sodium symporter family protein yields the protein MQLGAVEKGLLPALLAIVMLGMGFGLAIGDFRRIFTTPLQTLVGTLGHFVIMPLAAYAVVLILGLEYELALGVILVGSCPSGTTSNLINYLAKGDVALAVVITALSTLLCPLLTPIIVTFFGSLLDPTGSSVMQISFVEMLKTVVVIIVLPISIGMAVKHKFPNFAQKIETPYKVFSILFLVFVVAFVTYKNRDNFIEMVLLVGLAVILHNTFGFIAGYFFPKILGIAEKQARTISIEVAIQNTTLGMTLAIQFFGPKVALPSAIFSIWMYIAGIMMALFWGYVVPLKEEKAA from the coding sequence ATGCAATTAGGTGCAGTAGAAAAGGGGCTGCTTCCGGCTCTTTTAGCAATCGTAATGCTCGGAATGGGTTTCGGGTTGGCAATCGGAGATTTTAGGCGGATTTTTACAACTCCTCTCCAAACTTTGGTCGGTACTTTGGGCCATTTTGTGATCATGCCTTTAGCTGCATACGCGGTTGTATTGATCTTAGGTTTGGAATACGAACTCGCGTTAGGCGTCATTCTTGTGGGATCCTGTCCTAGTGGTACCACTTCTAATTTGATAAATTATCTGGCAAAGGGTGATGTTGCTCTTGCAGTTGTGATCACTGCACTTTCTACACTTCTTTGCCCTTTACTGACTCCGATTATTGTTACGTTCTTTGGCTCCTTATTGGATCCCACTGGTTCGAGCGTGATGCAAATCTCTTTTGTGGAGATGCTTAAGACAGTTGTAGTAATCATAGTGCTTCCGATTTCCATCGGTATGGCGGTAAAACATAAGTTTCCTAATTTTGCTCAGAAGATCGAAACTCCTTATAAAGTTTTCTCTATCTTATTCTTGGTTTTTGTAGTTGCGTTTGTAACTTATAAGAACAGAGACAATTTTATAGAGATGGTTCTTTTAGTCGGACTCGCAGTCATTCTTCATAATACTTTTGGATTTATAGCAGGTTATTTTTTCCCAAAAATATTAGGGATTGCGGAGAAGCAGGCGAGAACGATCTCTATCGAGGTCGCGATCCAGAATACTACTCTTGGCATGACTCTTGCGATCCAGTTTTTTGGTCCTAAGGTCGCGCTTCCTTCTGCGATCTTTAGTATTTGGATGTACATTGCAGGAATCATGATGGCTCTTTTTTGGGGTTATGTAGTTCCATTAAAAGAAGAAAAAGCAGCTTAG
- a CDS encoding pectin acetylesterase-family hydrolase, with the protein MKDVKRIWLGGIVLALSVTSFYCSPDQNTNNTQDLALLGGLLETPEKGTGNLTGLDNTDPKTQNVLDDLTSVVYGSYDVVYIPGAVCSNGTPYKIFVDRADGILDWILGYSSRLLVYLEPGGACWDYESCTGQTGIRGAANPNGIPDNHMNFGAFIDPNVPGGSPNAVISPIILRNHPTGQNVKTSNWNKVFIPYCTGDVYAGNKVATYSDPTGQNPPITYRHVGAKNMELVIDWLKNNFNKPKEMFVSGCSAGGAGSMINYHFIRKALSPSKSYLLNDSGPIFPAPGFGNQWPLQQKIKDAWNTEYFISKAQPDFPSVDIRADYGKISEALAQKYPNDKLAITLFRRDANYSMYSYARFYGLDENNPADKEYIIGTLWAQDIENLKAQYDRYSNLEYFIPYYRSINDSHCTSIVEFTGTEIENTGITLGTFINDYLLGSSTFRSFFESVNPNDANVTNFWFALVNLLL; encoded by the coding sequence ATGAAAGATGTGAAGAGAATTTGGTTGGGAGGAATAGTATTAGCGTTATCCGTAACGTCATTCTACTGTAGCCCGGACCAAAATACGAACAATACGCAAGACCTGGCTTTACTAGGAGGACTTTTAGAAACTCCTGAAAAAGGTACAGGTAATTTGACCGGATTAGATAACACTGATCCGAAAACCCAAAATGTTTTAGACGATCTAACGAGCGTAGTCTATGGCTCTTACGATGTGGTGTATATTCCGGGTGCAGTCTGTAGCAACGGAACCCCTTACAAAATATTTGTAGATCGCGCCGATGGGATCTTAGATTGGATCTTAGGATATTCCAGTAGATTATTGGTATATCTAGAACCGGGAGGAGCTTGTTGGGATTACGAAAGCTGCACTGGACAAACTGGGATCAGAGGAGCTGCAAATCCGAACGGTATTCCTGATAATCATATGAACTTCGGAGCGTTTATAGATCCGAATGTTCCCGGTGGAAGCCCAAATGCGGTGATCTCTCCGATCATATTAAGAAACCATCCTACCGGACAAAACGTTAAAACTTCTAATTGGAACAAAGTTTTCATTCCTTATTGCACTGGAGATGTGTATGCAGGAAATAAGGTGGCAACTTACTCCGATCCGACAGGACAAAATCCTCCGATCACCTATCGACATGTAGGCGCTAAGAACATGGAGCTTGTCATAGATTGGCTGAAGAACAATTTTAATAAACCGAAAGAGATGTTTGTTTCAGGGTGTAGCGCAGGTGGAGCAGGCTCTATGATCAATTATCACTTCATTAGAAAAGCTTTAAGTCCTTCTAAAAGCTATCTATTGAATGATTCCGGTCCAATCTTCCCTGCTCCTGGATTCGGGAACCAATGGCCTTTGCAACAAAAAATCAAAGATGCTTGGAATACAGAGTATTTTATAAGCAAGGCTCAGCCTGATTTCCCTTCCGTGGATATTCGTGCCGATTATGGAAAGATCAGCGAAGCTCTGGCTCAAAAATATCCGAATGATAAATTAGCTATTACTCTATTCAGAAGAGATGCTAATTATTCCATGTATTCTTATGCAAGATTCTATGGATTGGATGAAAACAATCCGGCGGATAAGGAATATATCATCGGCACTCTTTGGGCTCAGGACATTGAAAATTTAAAGGCTCAATACGATAGATATTCGAATCTTGAATATTTTATACCGTATTATAGAAGTATCAATGACAGCCATTGCACTTCTATTGTGGAATTTACCGGAACGGAGATAGAAAATACCGGAATTACGCTCGGGACTTTCATCAATGACTATCTGCTTGGAAGTTCTACTTTCAGAAGCTTTTTCGAAAGTGTGAATCCGAACGATGCAAACGTAACGAATTTCTGGTTCGCGTTAGTTAATCTTCTACTATGA